GGTAGACGTCGTCGATCTGGTCGTCGAGGGAGCGGTCGGCGTCGGCGAAGGTGACGTCCCGCTGGAGGCCGCCGGCCGAGATGCGGCCCTCGTGGCGCGTCTGCGTGCCGCGGTACCAGGCGCCGTCGCGGCCGTTCATGCAGCGGACGTACAGCTCTTCGCCGTGGCGCACGACCCACATGGTCACCGGGTCGCGCAACGTGCAGTCGCCGCGGCGGGAGGCGAGTTGCAGTTCCTCGGCGTCGCCGATCGTGGCGAGTTCCTCGTTCGTCCAGTCGGCCATCGGTGTGCTCCTTGGTGATGCGGGATGTGATCTGATGGGCAGAAGGCGGGGTCCGGCGCCGGTTTCCGAACGGCGTGCGGTTCTTCGTCGGCTCGCTGTGGTCGCGACCTGCGCCGCCACGGGGTCACGCCCCTGGTGGAAGGTCGGTGGAGGCGGCGGGCTCGGTCTGGTTCTCACCATGTGCGATGCGCTTGCGCGCGCCGCCGGG
This window of the Nonomuraea africana genome carries:
- a CDS encoding DUF2255 family protein — protein: MADWTNEELATIGDAEELQLASRRGDCTLRDPVTMWVVRHGEELYVRCMNGRDGAWYRGTQTRHEGRISAGGLQRDVTFADADRSLDDQIDDVYRTKYHRYGPNIVGGVVNPDARAATIKLVPR